Proteins from a genomic interval of Terriglobia bacterium:
- the mutS gene encoding DNA mismatch repair protein MutS codes for MDESSTPKPVADTAPDAPQNASAEPGTPLMRQYSAIKKEHPAALLFFRLGDFYELFFEDAVVAARELQITLTSRNKEKGIAVPMCGVPYHAAEGYIAKLIRKGYKVAICDQMEDPRLAKKLVKRAVTRVVTPGTAADSTLSSDENNFLAAVARLDRGRPAALLAGFAVLDLSTGEFRATQFTGETAERRVLEELEQLRPREVLFGSTLPLFELSARGGARTAYGWAETPLDDWVFSPDYAIPLVENHFGVLSLEGFGLAGRPAAAAAAGAILHYVRSTQRGTLDHVDRIGFYERQNCLVLDAVTVRNLELVEPLLTGSGDAVTLFRAIDHSLTPMGKRLLRAWMLRPVIDAAEINARLDAVAEQVRATVEREELRRALDGVLDIERLLSRITLETANPRDLLALAASLARLPGIRAALARFKCERMASLLASVDDLADLRARIESTLVEEPPLTLTDGGVIRAAIDAELDELRTLSRNSKQFVAQIEERERQRTGIGSLKVKFNSVFGYYIEISKANQHLAPPDYERKQTLVNAERFTTPELKQYEAKILDAQEKIVEIERRLFAELRAAIAGQAKRIRQTALAVAQVDVLAGLAYLAANSNYCRPEFSDSGEIEIREGRHPVVERPELTGSNDRFVPNDLYLNSTSDTILILTGPNMGGKSTYLRQAALIVILAQMGSFVPARSARLSVVDRIFTRIGASDNLARGRSTFMVEMTETAAILNTATPNSLILLDEVGRGTATYDGLAIAWAAIEYIHARTRAKTLFATHYHELTELADQLSGVKNYHVSVKETAGGIVFLRKVEPGAADRSYGIEVAKLAGLPPEVIGRAREVLAEHESAEHRLTSQLASDELQPGSVQLTMFTPLSQKIVDQLRETDLDRLTPLEALNLLHALKQQVK; via the coding sequence ATGGACGAGTCTTCCACCCCGAAGCCCGTGGCCGATACCGCGCCCGACGCGCCGCAGAATGCTTCCGCCGAGCCGGGGACGCCGTTGATGCGCCAGTATTCGGCCATCAAGAAGGAACATCCCGCGGCGCTGTTGTTCTTCCGCCTGGGCGATTTCTACGAGCTGTTTTTCGAAGACGCCGTGGTGGCCGCGCGTGAGCTCCAGATCACGCTCACCTCGCGCAACAAGGAGAAAGGTATCGCGGTGCCGATGTGTGGCGTGCCTTACCACGCCGCCGAAGGCTACATTGCCAAGCTGATCAGGAAGGGATACAAGGTCGCCATTTGCGATCAGATGGAAGACCCGCGCTTAGCCAAGAAGCTGGTGAAGCGTGCGGTCACCCGCGTGGTGACCCCGGGTACGGCCGCCGATTCCACGCTCAGCTCCGACGAAAATAATTTTCTTGCCGCCGTCGCGCGGCTCGACCGTGGCCGGCCGGCCGCGCTGCTGGCGGGTTTTGCCGTGCTCGATCTTTCCACCGGAGAATTTCGCGCCACCCAGTTCACCGGCGAAACCGCCGAGCGCCGCGTGCTCGAAGAATTGGAACAATTGCGCCCGCGCGAGGTCTTGTTCGGCTCCACCCTGCCGCTGTTTGAGTTGTCGGCTCGCGGCGGCGCCCGCACCGCCTATGGCTGGGCCGAGACCCCGCTGGATGACTGGGTCTTCTCCCCCGATTACGCCATTCCCCTGGTCGAAAACCATTTTGGCGTGCTCTCGCTCGAAGGCTTCGGGCTGGCCGGACGGCCGGCGGCTGCTGCGGCCGCGGGCGCCATCCTGCATTACGTGCGCAGCACGCAACGCGGCACCCTGGACCACGTGGACCGCATCGGCTTCTACGAGCGCCAGAACTGCCTGGTGCTGGACGCGGTGACGGTGCGCAACCTCGAGCTGGTGGAGCCGCTGTTGACCGGCTCCGGCGACGCCGTCACTTTGTTTCGTGCCATCGATCACAGCCTTACGCCCATGGGCAAGCGCCTGCTGCGCGCCTGGATGCTGCGCCCGGTCATCGATGCAGCGGAAATCAATGCGCGCCTGGACGCCGTCGCAGAGCAGGTGCGCGCCACCGTCGAGCGCGAGGAGTTGAGGCGTGCCCTCGATGGCGTCCTCGACATCGAGCGCCTGCTCAGCCGGATCACGCTGGAGACGGCAAACCCGCGCGACCTTCTGGCGCTGGCGGCGTCCCTCGCCCGGCTGCCTGGAATCCGCGCAGCGCTGGCGCGGTTCAAATGCGAGCGCATGGCATCGCTTTTGGCATCGGTGGACGATCTGGCCGACCTGCGGGCGCGCATCGAGAGCACTTTGGTCGAGGAACCGCCGCTCACCCTCACCGATGGCGGCGTGATCCGCGCCGCGATTGACGCCGAATTGGACGAACTGCGCACCCTCAGCCGCAACAGCAAGCAGTTCGTGGCGCAGATCGAGGAACGCGAGCGCCAGCGCACCGGCATCGGCTCGCTGAAGGTCAAATTCAATTCCGTCTTCGGCTACTACATCGAGATCAGCAAGGCGAATCAGCACCTGGCGCCGCCCGACTACGAGCGCAAGCAGACGCTGGTCAATGCCGAGCGTTTCACCACCCCCGAGCTGAAGCAGTACGAGGCGAAAATCCTCGATGCGCAGGAAAAGATTGTCGAGATCGAGCGGCGGCTGTTCGCCGAGCTGCGCGCCGCCATCGCCGGCCAGGCCAAGCGCATTCGCCAGACCGCGCTCGCCGTAGCCCAGGTGGACGTGCTCGCCGGACTGGCCTACCTGGCGGCCAATAGCAATTATTGCCGGCCGGAATTCTCCGACAGCGGCGAGATCGAGATCCGCGAGGGCCGTCACCCCGTCGTCGAGCGCCCGGAACTCACCGGCAGCAACGACCGCTTCGTGCCCAACGATCTCTACCTGAATTCCACCAGCGACACTATCCTCATTCTCACCGGGCCCAACATGGGCGGCAAGTCAACCTACCTGCGGCAGGCGGCGCTCATCGTGATTCTGGCGCAGATGGGATCGTTTGTGCCGGCGCGCTCGGCGCGGCTCTCGGTGGTGGACCGCATCTTTACCCGCATCGGCGCCAGCGACAACCTGGCGCGCGGACGTTCCACGTTCATGGTCGAGATGACCGAGACCGCCGCCATTCTGAACACCGCCACGCCCAATTCGCTGATCCTGCTCGACGAGGTCGGGCGCGGCACCGCTACCTACGACGGGCTGGCGATTGCCTGGGCGGCCATCGAGTACATCCACGCCCGCACCCGCGCGAAAACCCTCTTCGCCACCCATTATCACGAGCTCACGGAACTGGCCGACCAGCTTTCCGGCGTGAAGAATTATCACGTGTCCGTTAAGGAGACCGCCGGTGGCATCGTGTTTCTGCGCAAGGTAGAGCCCGGCGCCGCCGATCGCAGTTATGGCATCGAGGTCGCCAAGCTGGCGGGTTTGCCTCCCGAGGTAATCGGGCGCGCCCGCGAGGTGCTGGCCGAGCACGAGTCGGCCGAGCATCGCCTCACCAGCCAATTGGCCTCCGACGAACTCCAGCCCGGCTCGGTGCAGCTCACCATGTTCACCCCGCTTTCGCAGAAAATCGTGGACCAGTTGCGCGAGACCGATCTCGACCGCCTCACCCCGCTGGAAGCCCTCAACCTGCTGCACGCCCTCAAGCAGCAGGTAAAGTGA
- the nagZ gene encoding beta-N-acetylhexosaminidase has product MGFDGTEASARLRSVFATLQPGGIILFKRNITAARQTWELLRESQKCVSTPAFLCVDLEGGTVDRLKDVIAPAPSVADIAASGNKKLFRLHGRVLGDECRLLGFNVDFAPVVDLGLEPSRKVLTSRTASDDPKKMVAYAREFLRGLKDAHVLGCGKHFPGLGAAKLDTHKDLPAIATPAARLMKEDLYPYRELHRQMPFIMVAHAAYPSITKDNTPASLSRKWITEILRKRIGYRGLILCDDLEMGGVLSAAPIEVAAVETLKAGADIFMVCHNEEKVWRAYQAVLTEAERDRRFARMVADKARRVLAFKRRARELKRHAPAPTDRAVDRLRRRLWELCEEARMVAAAGD; this is encoded by the coding sequence ATGGGCTTTGACGGCACCGAAGCCTCCGCCCGCCTGCGCTCCGTGTTCGCCACTCTTCAGCCCGGCGGCATCATCCTGTTCAAGCGCAACATCACCGCCGCGCGCCAGACCTGGGAACTGTTGCGCGAATCGCAGAAGTGCGTCAGCACGCCGGCGTTCCTATGCGTGGACCTGGAAGGCGGTACCGTAGACCGCCTCAAAGATGTCATCGCGCCCGCGCCGTCGGTCGCCGACATCGCCGCCAGCGGCAACAAGAAACTATTCCGCCTCCACGGCCGCGTGCTGGGAGACGAGTGTCGCCTGCTCGGATTCAACGTGGACTTCGCGCCCGTGGTGGACCTCGGGCTGGAGCCGTCGCGGAAGGTGCTGACCTCGCGCACCGCCTCCGACGATCCCAAAAAAATGGTGGCCTACGCGCGTGAATTTTTGCGCGGTCTCAAGGACGCGCACGTACTCGGTTGCGGCAAGCATTTTCCCGGGCTCGGCGCGGCCAAACTGGACACGCACAAAGATCTGCCGGCCATCGCCACTCCCGCCGCCCGCCTGATGAAGGAAGACCTCTACCCATATCGCGAACTGCACCGCCAGATGCCATTTATCATGGTTGCGCACGCAGCCTATCCAAGTATCACCAAGGACAATACGCCAGCGAGCCTGTCGCGCAAGTGGATCACCGAAATTCTGCGCAAGCGCATCGGCTACCGCGGGCTCATTCTTTGCGATGACTTGGAAATGGGCGGCGTGCTGTCGGCGGCGCCGATCGAAGTGGCCGCGGTCGAGACGCTGAAGGCCGGCGCCGACATCTTCATGGTCTGTCACAACGAAGAAAAAGTCTGGCGCGCGTACCAGGCGGTGTTGACCGAAGCGGAGCGCGATCGCCGCTTTGCCCGCATGGTCGCCGACAAAGCGCGGCGCGTGCTGGCGTTCAAGCGACGCGCGCGCGAGCTCAAGCGCCATGCGCCTGCGCCCACCGATCGAGCCGTAGACCGCCTCCGCCGCCGGCTCTGGGAGCTGTGCGAAGAAGCGCGGATGGTCGCAGCGGCAGGAGATTAG
- a CDS encoding anhydro-N-acetylmuramic acid kinase — protein sequence MIVAGVMSGTSADGIDVAVVRVLGRGFRTRFELLHHQAFPYSPRVRRAVLAMMNADHASVADLARLNFLLGDLYADAVRASAKHAHLAVDLVGCHGQTLYHQGTARAYLGRNIACTWQTGEGAVIAARAGVPVVSDFRPADMAAGGTGAPLVPFLDYLLYRHRRRGRIVQNIGGIANLTAIPAKAPPEQVIAFDTGPGNMVIDAVTERLFARPYDRDGRIAARGRVLDVVVSELMRQPFFRRPPPKTAGREEFGREFVAGFLRRCHRARKEDVVATATALTAYSIADAVRAFVAPAGDKRFREMIISGGGAKNDTLMSMLAAELTGLKLRTSDEFGLPSEAKEAVAFAILAYQTWRRVPSNIPAATGAKHPAVLGKISYPYTNAD from the coding sequence TTGATCGTCGCCGGCGTAATGAGCGGCACTTCGGCGGACGGCATTGACGTCGCCGTCGTGCGCGTGCTCGGGCGCGGATTTCGCACCCGCTTTGAATTGCTCCACCACCAGGCGTTTCCTTATTCGCCGCGCGTTCGCCGGGCCGTGCTCGCCATGATGAACGCAGACCATGCCAGTGTCGCCGATTTGGCGCGGCTCAATTTCCTGCTCGGCGATCTGTACGCCGACGCCGTTCGCGCCTCGGCCAAGCATGCGCACCTTGCCGTGGATCTGGTCGGCTGCCACGGCCAGACCCTCTACCACCAGGGCACAGCGCGCGCCTACCTGGGCCGCAACATCGCTTGCACCTGGCAAACCGGTGAAGGTGCGGTGATCGCGGCGCGCGCCGGCGTCCCGGTGGTCAGCGATTTCCGCCCCGCCGACATGGCCGCCGGCGGCACGGGCGCGCCCCTGGTTCCCTTCCTCGATTACCTTCTCTATCGCCACCGCCGCCGCGGGCGCATCGTGCAGAACATCGGCGGCATTGCCAACCTCACCGCCATTCCCGCAAAAGCGCCGCCCGAGCAGGTCATCGCCTTCGACACCGGGCCCGGCAACATGGTGATAGACGCGGTCACCGAGCGCCTCTTTGCCCGGCCCTACGACCGCGACGGGCGGATCGCTGCCCGCGGGCGCGTGCTCGACGTGGTCGTGTCGGAACTCATGCGGCAACCGTTCTTCCGCCGGCCTCCGCCCAAGACCGCCGGGCGCGAGGAGTTCGGGCGCGAGTTCGTCGCCGGCTTTCTCCGCCGCTGCCACCGAGCGCGCAAGGAAGATGTGGTCGCCACTGCCACCGCGTTGACCGCCTACTCGATTGCCGATGCGGTGCGCGCCTTCGTGGCGCCGGCCGGCGATAAGCGCTTCCGGGAAATGATCATCTCCGGCGGCGGCGCGAAAAATGACACGCTCATGTCCATGCTCGCCGCCGAATTGACCGGCCTCAAGCTGCGCACCTCCGACGAATTCGGCCTGCCGTCGGAGGCCAAGGAGGCGGTGGCATTCGCCATCCTCGCCTATCAGACCTGGCGCCGGGTGCCTTCCAACATTCCCGCCGCCACCGGCGCCAAGCACCCCGCCGTGCTGGGCAAGATCTCGTATCCTTACACCAATGCCGATTAA
- a CDS encoding ABC transporter substrate-binding protein has protein sequence MIIETSPTNLDPRVGIDAYSERIDELLFDALVHRDDHFNLQPWLATSWDVPDPLTYVFHLRRDARFHDGRPLTARDVKWTFDSIMNRSVRTVKTGTYRFVDRIDAPDDATVIFHLKEPWASLLWNVANGAIGIVPYGSGPDFYRNPIGSGPFRLISNQQDREVVIERNEQYWRERPRVARVRFTVVPDTTTRALELRKGSADVALNSLTADMVLALRRDPKLVVQQTPGTVLAYVAMNLRDPILKDVRVRRALAYALDRRPLIHYLWRDEARPAYSILPTQSWAFTSDLPTYDCNPQRARELLDQAGYRATNGVRFHLTMKTSTEETSRLLAAVLQQQWRAIGVELDIKTFEFATFFADVQKGAFQLYSLRWIGGNNDPDMFQYAFHSSFTPPAGANRSHYSNPEVDRLIDSGRREVDPEKRRQLYARLQQLLAEDLPYIDLWYLDNVVVHSRRTSNFTISPPGNYDFLTTVELHQ, from the coding sequence ATGATCATCGAGACCAGCCCCACTAACCTCGATCCGCGCGTCGGCATTGACGCCTATTCGGAGCGCATTGACGAGCTGCTCTTCGACGCGCTCGTCCATCGCGACGACCACTTCAACCTGCAGCCCTGGCTCGCCACCAGTTGGGACGTTCCCGACCCGCTGACCTACGTCTTCCACCTGCGCCGCGACGCGCGCTTCCACGACGGCCGCCCGCTCACCGCGCGCGACGTCAAGTGGACCTTCGACTCCATCATGAACCGCAGCGTGCGCACGGTGAAGACCGGCACCTACCGCTTCGTGGACCGCATTGACGCCCCCGACGACGCCACCGTCATCTTTCATCTCAAGGAGCCCTGGGCATCGCTGCTGTGGAACGTGGCTAATGGCGCGATCGGAATCGTTCCCTACGGCAGCGGCCCCGATTTCTACCGCAACCCGATCGGCTCGGGCCCGTTCCGGTTAATCAGCAATCAGCAGGACCGCGAAGTGGTGATCGAGCGCAATGAGCAGTACTGGCGCGAACGGCCGCGCGTCGCTCGCGTGCGTTTCACGGTCGTGCCCGATACCACCACACGCGCGCTCGAGCTCCGCAAGGGCAGCGCCGATGTCGCGCTCAATTCGCTCACCGCCGACATGGTGCTCGCCCTCCGCCGCGATCCCAAGCTCGTGGTCCAGCAGACTCCCGGCACCGTGCTCGCTTATGTGGCGATGAATCTTCGCGATCCCATTCTCAAGGATGTGCGCGTCCGGCGGGCGCTGGCCTACGCGCTCGACCGCCGCCCGCTCATCCATTACCTGTGGCGCGACGAGGCGCGCCCCGCCTACAGCATCCTTCCCACGCAGTCGTGGGCTTTCACCTCGGACCTGCCGACCTATGACTGCAATCCGCAGCGCGCCCGCGAATTGCTCGACCAGGCCGGATACCGCGCCACCAACGGCGTGCGTTTCCACCTCACCATGAAAACCTCCACCGAGGAGACCTCGCGCCTGCTGGCGGCCGTACTGCAGCAGCAATGGCGCGCCATCGGCGTCGAACTCGATATCAAGACCTTCGAGTTCGCCACCTTTTTTGCCGACGTGCAGAAGGGCGCCTTCCAGCTCTACTCGCTGCGCTGGATCGGCGGCAACAATGATCCTGACATGTTTCAGTACGCCTTCCATTCTTCCTTCACGCCGCCGGCGGGGGCCAACCGCAGTCATTACTCCAACCCCGAGGTGGACCGGCTAATCGACTCCGGCCGCCGCGAAGTCGATCCCGAGAAGCGCAGGCAGCTTTACGCCCGCCTCCAGCAACTGCTTGCCGAAGATCTGCCCTACATTGATCTGTGGTATCTCGACAACGTGGTGGTGCACTCCCGGCGCACCAGCAACTTCACCATCAGCCCGCCGGGCAATTACGATTTCCTGACCACCGTCGAACTGCACCAGTAA
- a CDS encoding TIGR00282 family metallophosphoesterase: MRILFIGDIFGRPGRVSVREHLPAFVKQRPVDLVIANAENAAGGFGITPSIIDELFELNIAVLTTGNHIWDKREIIEYFQSANGNPHSPARRVLRPANYPAGTPGVGFFEGAVGKVPYAVINLQGRVFLPQNDDPFRVADALIEKTKAKVILVDMHAEATSEKVAMGWYLDGRVTAVLGTHTHIPTADTRILPGGTAYQTDVGMTGPYDSVIGVQKELVIQRFLTNMPARWEAAHADVHFCGVYLECDDVTGRATAVERIMIPGRQGASL, encoded by the coding sequence GTGCGCATTCTCTTTATCGGCGATATCTTCGGACGCCCCGGGCGCGTCAGCGTGCGCGAGCACCTGCCGGCGTTCGTCAAGCAACGCCCCGTTGATCTGGTCATCGCCAACGCCGAAAACGCCGCCGGCGGATTCGGCATCACGCCCTCCATCATCGACGAACTCTTCGAGCTCAACATCGCGGTGCTCACCACCGGCAATCACATCTGGGACAAGCGCGAGATCATCGAGTATTTCCAGTCGGCGAACGGCAATCCGCACAGCCCGGCGCGCCGCGTCTTGCGTCCCGCCAACTATCCCGCGGGCACTCCCGGCGTGGGATTTTTCGAAGGCGCCGTGGGCAAAGTCCCCTACGCCGTCATCAACCTGCAAGGCCGCGTCTTCCTGCCGCAGAACGACGATCCCTTCCGCGTCGCCGACGCCTTGATCGAGAAAACCAAGGCCAAAGTCATCCTGGTTGACATGCACGCGGAAGCGACCTCGGAGAAGGTCGCCATGGGCTGGTATCTCGACGGCCGCGTCACCGCCGTGCTCGGCACCCACACTCATATCCCGACCGCGGACACGCGCATTCTTCCCGGCGGCACCGCCTATCAGACCGATGTCGGCATGACCGGGCCCTACGACAGCGTCATCGGGGTGCAGAAGGAGTTGGTGATCCAGCGCTTCCTCACCAACATGCCGGCGCGCTGGGAGGCCGCCCACGCCGACGTCCATTTCTGCGGCGTTTACCTGGAGTGCGACGACGTCACCGGCCGCGCCACCGCGGTGGAGCGCATCATGATCCCCGGCCGCCAGGGCGCCAGCCTGTAA
- a CDS encoding type II and III secretion system protein: MRRLAATLVLFCSAAWAQSAPQPANPDLEALKQCAQQRTPATCGVSKQELKQGQRDFARGLKLQKAGKSDEAFDAFDAAARVVPRNLEYATAREIIRQKLIYDHVQKGNSLLLEDKEIAAAAEFRQALQLDPNNSFALQQLAAAAAHKPPPGPHEFLVVDDPGELRLQPLNDSRHDFHFRGDTRALYQAIGKAFGVAPQFDETVVSRQVRFDLEDADFRTAMRVAGLMSKSSWTPLSAREFLVYADNAQNRAQFERLSLRTFFVPDAAAPQDLSEIVNVLRTVFEIRFITPQNATSTLVVRAPRPILDAATAFLAALDQSRPQVMLDFQVYEISRSLMRSFGLTMPLQWQTFSLNAAALAALQQPNVQDAINQLIASGGINAANTTAIAALLAQLQSQSQSPLLQQPFATFGGGQTLTALAVPPISVNFSRNESQVSSLQHMTLRASHGNAATMRIGARYPILNSTFAPIYNSPAIAQVIQNNSFIAPFPSFNFEDLGLLVKATPQIHGATDVRLELSVEVKALSAQSFNGVPVISNRAYTGTISIKDGEAGVIAGMLDVEEQNTLTGLPGVARLPLLGTLTSSHNPQKRSTELIILITPHLTRIREARPKTITIPSS, translated from the coding sequence ATGCGCCGTCTTGCCGCGACCCTCGTCCTGTTCTGCTCTGCGGCCTGGGCGCAGTCTGCACCGCAGCCCGCCAATCCCGACCTGGAAGCGTTGAAGCAATGCGCGCAGCAGCGCACGCCCGCAACCTGTGGCGTGTCCAAGCAGGAACTGAAGCAAGGTCAGCGCGATTTCGCCCGCGGCCTCAAGCTGCAGAAGGCGGGCAAGTCGGACGAGGCTTTTGACGCCTTCGATGCCGCTGCCCGTGTCGTCCCGCGCAACCTTGAGTACGCCACTGCCCGCGAGATTATCCGCCAGAAGTTGATTTACGATCACGTCCAGAAGGGCAATTCCCTGCTGCTCGAGGACAAGGAAATCGCCGCCGCCGCCGAGTTTCGCCAGGCGCTGCAACTCGATCCCAACAATTCCTTCGCCCTGCAGCAGCTCGCCGCCGCCGCCGCACACAAGCCTCCGCCGGGCCCACACGAATTTCTGGTAGTGGATGATCCCGGCGAGCTGCGCCTTCAGCCGCTCAACGATTCGCGGCATGACTTCCATTTCCGGGGCGATACCCGCGCCCTCTACCAAGCCATCGGCAAGGCTTTCGGCGTCGCCCCGCAATTCGACGAAACCGTAGTCAGCCGCCAAGTTCGCTTTGACCTGGAAGACGCCGACTTCCGCACCGCCATGCGCGTGGCCGGCCTGATGAGCAAGAGTTCCTGGACGCCGCTGTCGGCGCGCGAGTTCCTCGTGTATGCCGACAACGCGCAAAACCGCGCCCAGTTCGAGCGCTTGTCGCTGCGCACCTTCTTCGTGCCCGACGCGGCCGCCCCGCAGGATCTCTCCGAGATCGTCAACGTGCTGCGCACCGTCTTCGAAATCCGCTTCATCACGCCGCAGAATGCGACCTCCACCCTTGTGGTTCGCGCGCCGCGCCCCATCCTCGACGCCGCCACCGCCTTCCTGGCAGCGCTCGATCAATCGCGCCCGCAGGTGATGCTCGACTTCCAGGTTTACGAGATCAGCCGCTCCCTCATGCGCAGTTTCGGCCTCACCATGCCGCTGCAGTGGCAGACTTTCAGCCTGAACGCTGCGGCGCTGGCGGCGTTGCAGCAGCCCAACGTACAGGACGCGATCAACCAACTCATCGCCTCCGGCGGCATCAACGCGGCCAACACCACCGCCATTGCCGCCCTGCTGGCGCAACTCCAGAGCCAGTCGCAAAGCCCCCTCCTGCAGCAGCCCTTCGCTACTTTCGGCGGCGGCCAGACGCTTACCGCCCTGGCTGTTCCGCCGATTTCGGTGAATTTCTCGCGCAACGAGTCGCAGGTCTCCAGCCTTCAGCACATGACGCTGCGGGCCTCCCACGGCAACGCCGCCACCATGCGCATCGGCGCGCGCTATCCCATCCTGAACTCGACCTTCGCCCCCATCTACAACTCGCCCGCCATTGCGCAGGTCATTCAGAACAACAGCTTCATCGCGCCCTTCCCTTCCTTCAACTTTGAAGACCTGGGACTGCTCGTCAAAGCGACTCCGCAGATTCACGGCGCCACCGATGTCCGCCTGGAATTGAGTGTTGAAGTGAAGGCGCTGAGTGCGCAGTCCTTCAACGGTGTGCCCGTGATCAGCAACCGCGCCTATACCGGCACCATTAGCATCAAGGATGGCGAAGCCGGCGTGATCGCGGGGATGTTGGATGTTGAGGAGCAGAACACGCTGACCGGACTGCCGGGTGTGGCGCGCCTGCCGCTGCTCGGCACCCTCACCTCCAGTCACAACCCGCAGAAGAGATCCACCGAGCTGATCATCCTGATCACGCCCCACCTGACCCGCATCCGCGAAGCCAGGCCGAAGACCATCACCATTCCTAGCAGCTAG
- a CDS encoding DsbA family protein: MRRYLALSALAVIAALALAQASAKPKPSASENGTSLPSKATADSFMRHMFGYETNVAWTITGIKPSEAPGIAEIDLTIKSAQNNGERKLFVLAGHKQAMAGNLAPFPGEGARPSDTAINSFVRQMIGGTNPAITWTIADVKPHAVSDLTQVVVLVNTPQGRGPVAFLVTADGKHALMGELIPFAADPFAANRTKLQKGINGPSRGPANAPVTIVEFADLQCPACKAALPVIQKLLADAPSARFVFQQFPLTQMHHWAFAAAEYGECVHRENPAAFWKFLEAVYGAQEQLTADTNNTEDAGKKATAKLQALAAAAGVDGQKVAACANQPATAERVKQSVELGKEMEITGTPTLFIGGRRISNLGQLPPEQLKKIADFMATQQAK; encoded by the coding sequence ATGCGCCGATACTTGGCATTGTCCGCCTTGGCCGTGATCGCCGCGCTCGCACTGGCGCAGGCGTCGGCGAAGCCCAAGCCGTCAGCCAGCGAAAACGGAACGTCGTTGCCCTCCAAGGCGACGGCCGACTCGTTCATGCGGCACATGTTCGGCTACGAGACGAACGTTGCATGGACGATCACCGGCATCAAGCCGTCGGAAGCGCCGGGCATTGCCGAAATCGACCTGACCATCAAATCGGCGCAGAACAACGGCGAACGCAAGCTGTTCGTGCTGGCGGGGCACAAACAGGCGATGGCGGGCAACCTGGCGCCGTTTCCCGGCGAAGGGGCACGGCCTTCGGACACGGCGATCAACAGCTTCGTACGGCAGATGATCGGGGGCACGAACCCGGCGATCACGTGGACGATTGCGGATGTGAAGCCGCACGCGGTGTCGGACCTGACGCAAGTGGTGGTGCTGGTGAACACGCCGCAGGGTCGCGGGCCGGTGGCGTTCCTGGTGACAGCCGACGGCAAGCATGCGCTGATGGGCGAATTGATTCCGTTCGCCGCCGACCCGTTCGCGGCCAACCGCACCAAGCTGCAGAAGGGCATCAACGGGCCGTCGCGCGGGCCGGCCAATGCTCCGGTGACGATCGTCGAGTTTGCCGACCTGCAATGCCCGGCGTGCAAGGCGGCGTTGCCGGTGATCCAGAAGCTGTTGGCCGACGCACCCAGCGCCCGCTTCGTGTTCCAGCAATTTCCGCTGACGCAGATGCACCACTGGGCGTTCGCGGCGGCGGAGTACGGCGAGTGCGTGCACCGCGAAAATCCGGCGGCGTTCTGGAAATTCTTGGAAGCAGTGTACGGCGCGCAGGAACAGCTCACCGCCGACACCAACAACACCGAGGATGCGGGCAAGAAAGCGACGGCCAAGCTGCAAGCGCTGGCGGCGGCGGCGGGCGTGGATGGGCAGAAGGTGGCGGCGTGCGCCAATCAGCCGGCAACCGCGGAGCGGGTGAAACAGTCGGTTGAGCTGGGGAAGGAAATGGAGATAACCGGCACGCCCACGCTGTTTATCGGCGGGCGCAGGATCAGCAACCTCGGGCAGTTGCCGCCCGAGCAGTTGAAGAAGATCGCGGATTTCATGGCGACGCAGCAAGCGAAGTAG